The proteins below come from a single Psychrobacter sp. FDAARGOS_221 genomic window:
- a CDS encoding aldehyde dehydrogenase family protein, whose translation MLYQTPNTDNSLVQFREKYDNFIGGEWVAPIDGEYFEDTSPIDGKVICKVARSKEADIEKALDAAHAAKDAWGKTSVTERANLLLKIADKMEQNLEKIAVAECYENGKPVRETLAADIPLAIDQLRYFASAIRAQEGGISQIDDDTVAYHFHEPLGVVGQIIPWNFPILMAIWKIAPALATGNCIVLKPAEQTPASIMYLIDTIGLADLLPKGVLNIVNGFGVEAGKPLASNPRINKVAFTGETTTGRLIMEYASENIIPVTLELGGKSPNIFFADVMDEDDDFLDKAVEGLVMFALNQGEVCTCPSRALVHESIYEEFIKRCIERVKAIKVGNPLDTDTMVGAQASNEQLDKIVSYLDIGKKEGAKVLVGGEKANYDGVLANGYYVQPTIFEGTNDMRVFQEEIFGPVLAVTTFKDDEEAMRLANDTLYGLGAGIWTRNVHKAYRFGRGIQAGRVWTNCYHIYPSHAAFGGYKKSGIGRENHLMMLDHYQQTKNMLVSYSTKAMGFF comes from the coding sequence ATGTTGTACCAGACCCCAAATACCGATAATAGCTTGGTTCAGTTCCGTGAGAAATATGATAACTTTATCGGCGGTGAGTGGGTTGCCCCCATTGATGGTGAGTATTTTGAAGACACCAGTCCTATTGACGGCAAGGTAATTTGTAAAGTTGCCCGTTCTAAAGAAGCAGATATTGAAAAAGCGCTAGATGCTGCGCATGCGGCTAAAGATGCCTGGGGTAAAACCAGTGTCACTGAGCGCGCCAATCTGTTACTCAAGATTGCCGATAAAATGGAGCAAAACCTTGAGAAAATTGCGGTTGCCGAATGCTATGAAAACGGTAAGCCAGTTAGAGAAACCTTAGCAGCAGACATTCCATTAGCCATTGATCAACTGCGTTACTTCGCCAGCGCCATCCGTGCACAAGAAGGCGGCATCAGTCAAATTGATGACGATACCGTAGCCTATCACTTCCACGAACCTCTTGGTGTCGTCGGTCAGATTATCCCTTGGAACTTCCCAATTCTAATGGCCATTTGGAAAATTGCCCCTGCATTAGCCACGGGTAACTGTATTGTACTCAAGCCAGCAGAGCAAACGCCTGCCTCTATTATGTATCTAATCGATACCATTGGTTTGGCAGACTTGCTACCAAAAGGTGTGCTAAATATTGTTAATGGTTTTGGTGTAGAAGCAGGTAAACCACTGGCTTCAAACCCTCGTATTAATAAAGTAGCCTTTACTGGTGAGACCACAACCGGTCGTCTGATTATGGAATACGCCAGTGAAAACATTATCCCAGTTACCCTAGAGCTGGGCGGTAAAAGCCCGAACATTTTCTTCGCTGATGTGATGGATGAAGATGATGACTTTTTGGATAAAGCGGTTGAAGGTCTGGTAATGTTCGCCTTAAACCAAGGCGAGGTATGTACCTGTCCATCGCGTGCATTAGTGCATGAAAGCATTTATGAAGAGTTTATCAAGCGCTGTATCGAGCGGGTTAAAGCCATTAAAGTTGGCAACCCACTAGATACAGATACCATGGTAGGTGCTCAAGCCAGTAACGAGCAGCTGGATAAAATTGTCAGCTATCTAGATATTGGTAAAAAAGAAGGGGCTAAAGTCCTAGTTGGCGGTGAAAAAGCCAATTATGACGGTGTGTTAGCCAATGGTTATTATGTACAGCCAACCATCTTTGAAGGCACCAACGATATGCGGGTATTCCAAGAGGAAATCTTTGGCCCAGTATTGGCAGTGACTACCTTTAAAGATGATGAAGAAGCGATGCGTTTGGCCAATGACACTTTGTATGGCTTAGGCGCAGGTATCTGGACCCGTAATGTGCACAAAGCATACCGCTTTGGCCGTGGTATCCAAGCCGGTCGAGTTTGGACCAACTGTTATCACATCTATCCATCACACGCTGCATTCGGTGGCTATAAGAAATCAGGCATCGGCCGTGAAAACCATCTGATGATGCTTGATCACTATCAGCAAACCAAAAACATGTTGGTGTCTTACAGCACCAAGGCAATGGGTTTCTTCTAA
- a CDS encoding NRAMP family divalent metal transporter, whose protein sequence is MSDASKNSQKFSWRIFGPGILLATGAVGGSHLISSTQAGALYGWQLAIIIVLANFFKYPFFKFSTDYVYDTGESLIAGYARKSGLYLWVYTILLLASAVISVGALSLLTSVILSFMLPEQLTPASTVLSALVLGSSWILLILGHYKLLDRLNKWIMATLIITTILAVLVAAGKPTAIIEGYVPTSPWNMASLAFIVALMGWMPAPLEFAAMTSMWTKEKVKTDHTTHRQGLIDFNAGYISSAILALFFLALGVFVQYGSGVPVEMQGGAYITQLFNMYTATIGDWSRLLVAFVAFMVMYGTTIACIDGYGRSLAESTRLIKGQADINNTQILFWTTYTVIGSFIIITFFKGQLGAMLKFAMISAFLLAPVFGWLNYSLVKSQQRLSGAMTVYSVTGLLFLAAVALLFLMQLTGILS, encoded by the coding sequence ATGAGTGACGCATCAAAAAATTCACAAAAGTTCAGCTGGCGCATATTTGGTCCAGGTATTTTATTAGCAACCGGTGCCGTAGGCGGATCGCATTTGATTTCCTCTACCCAAGCGGGTGCGCTTTATGGCTGGCAGCTGGCGATTATTATCGTCTTGGCCAACTTCTTTAAGTATCCTTTCTTTAAGTTTAGCACCGACTATGTCTATGATACTGGCGAATCATTGATTGCCGGTTATGCCCGCAAGTCTGGATTATACCTTTGGGTTTATACCATTCTGTTATTAGCCTCTGCGGTTATCAGTGTTGGCGCCTTGTCTTTATTAACCTCGGTTATTTTAAGCTTTATGCTCCCAGAGCAATTAACCCCCGCTTCGACTGTTTTGTCAGCTTTAGTGCTGGGTAGCAGCTGGATATTGCTTATTTTAGGTCACTATAAACTTTTAGACAGATTGAACAAGTGGATTATGGCGACCTTGATTATCACCACTATTTTGGCGGTGTTGGTCGCAGCCGGTAAGCCTACCGCCATCATTGAGGGTTATGTGCCGACCTCGCCTTGGAATATGGCATCACTGGCCTTTATCGTGGCATTGATGGGCTGGATGCCAGCGCCACTCGAGTTTGCTGCTATGACCTCTATGTGGACCAAAGAAAAGGTTAAAACCGATCACACCACTCACAGACAGGGCCTGATCGACTTTAATGCCGGTTATATCTCCAGCGCCATCTTGGCATTGTTTTTCTTAGCGCTTGGGGTGTTTGTACAGTACGGCTCAGGCGTTCCGGTTGAGATGCAAGGCGGCGCTTATATTACCCAATTATTTAATATGTACACTGCCACCATCGGTGATTGGTCAAGACTGTTGGTTGCGTTTGTCGCCTTCATGGTGATGTACGGCACCACCATTGCTTGTATCGATGGCTATGGCCGCTCATTGGCTGAAAGCACGCGTCTGATTAAAGGCCAAGCTGATATTAATAACACCCAAATCCTATTTTGGACCACTTACACCGTCATCGGCAGCTTTATCATTATCACCTTCTTTAAAGGTCAGTTGGGCGCGATGCTTAAGTTTGCCATGATTTCAGCCTTTTTATTGGCGCCAGTATTTGGCTGGCTGAACTATTCATTGGTCAAAAGTCAGCAGCGACTCTCTGGCGCCATGACGGTCTACAGCGTGACTGGGCTATTATTTTTGGCGGCAGTGGCGTTGTTATTTCTAATGCAACTGACCGGTATTTTGAGCTAA
- a CDS encoding NRAMP family divalent metal transporter encodes MSKTTAAYDDQSSTHPGQSKSLKWKVFGPGILLATAAIGGSHLISSTQAGALYGWQLAIMIILANFFKYPFFKFGTDYVYESHESLVAGYAKRSPIYLWAFFILSLAASVISTGAVSLLAAVILGFMLPESWALETTTLALIVMGVSWLFLILGHYKLLDRVTKWIMVSLTLATLAAVIIAAGKPTVMTPDFVPMSPWNMATLGFIVALMGWMPAPLEFSAINSMWVSAKIKNDHTTHKQGLIDFNVGFISTSILALLFLALGVFVQYGSGVEIQTQGGAYVGQLINMYTATIGEWSRLLVAFIAFMVMFGTTITCGDGYGRVNAECWRLIRNDNQVNGKQIAFWTTYTIIGGYIIITYFSGQLGAMLKFAMITAFVSAPIFGWLNYTLIKHQKKLSAGMTLYTIAGLLFLGGIALLFMAQLLGLLD; translated from the coding sequence ATGAGCAAGACAACAGCAGCATATGACGACCAGTCGTCAACACATCCAGGCCAAAGTAAATCCCTTAAATGGAAAGTATTTGGCCCAGGTATCCTGTTAGCCACTGCTGCTATTGGTGGCTCACATCTGATTTCATCGACTCAGGCTGGTGCCCTATACGGTTGGCAGTTGGCGATTATGATTATCTTAGCCAACTTTTTTAAATATCCATTTTTTAAGTTTGGCACCGATTACGTTTATGAAAGTCATGAGTCTTTGGTAGCAGGCTATGCCAAAAGATCACCGATTTACTTATGGGCATTTTTTATACTCTCACTGGCCGCTTCGGTGATTAGTACCGGTGCAGTATCTTTATTAGCCGCGGTTATTTTAGGCTTTATGCTGCCTGAAAGTTGGGCATTAGAAACTACCACGCTAGCGCTAATAGTGATGGGTGTGTCTTGGCTGTTTTTGATATTGGGCCATTATAAGCTGTTAGATAGGGTCACCAAGTGGATCATGGTGTCGTTAACACTGGCAACGTTAGCGGCGGTGATTATCGCTGCTGGCAAGCCGACAGTGATGACTCCTGACTTTGTACCGATGTCGCCTTGGAATATGGCAACCTTAGGATTTATCGTGGCATTGATGGGCTGGATGCCAGCACCACTTGAATTCTCAGCGATTAACTCTATGTGGGTATCGGCCAAGATTAAAAATGATCACACCACTCATAAGCAAGGCCTGATTGACTTTAACGTTGGCTTTATTTCAACCTCTATTTTGGCGCTGTTATTTTTGGCGTTGGGGGTATTTGTTCAATATGGCTCAGGGGTTGAGATTCAGACCCAAGGCGGCGCTTATGTTGGGCAGTTGATTAACATGTATACCGCTACCATTGGTGAGTGGTCTAGACTACTGGTTGCGTTCATTGCATTTATGGTGATGTTCGGTACCACCATCACCTGTGGTGACGGCTATGGTCGTGTTAACGCTGAGTGTTGGCGCCTGATTCGTAATGACAACCAAGTTAATGGCAAGCAGATTGCGTTTTGGACCACTTATACCATCATTGGCGGTTATATCATCATTACTTACTTTAGTGGCCAATTGGGTGCGATGCTTAAGTTTGCCATGATTACTGCCTTTGTTTCAGCACCTATCTTTGGTTGGTTGAACTACACCTTAATCAAGCATCAAAAGAAACTGTCAGCAGGCATGACCCTATATACCATTGCCGGCTTACTATTCCTAGGCGGCATTGCGCTATTGTTTATGGCTCAGTTGCTGGGCCTATTAGACTAA
- a CDS encoding LysR family transcriptional regulator translates to MQLKRLKAFHAIARLKSFSEAAYETQLSQPTLSRLLKQLEDELGVELIDRYNRPLQLTEAGAFFFDKITHILQELDSSISLTQKIANPPDTLNIGFVPSVLYGLLPTIISRLKQRMPQLDVHLKDISSFKQVGALKSGEIDVGFGRFAHDDAQIHQLLLRHERYVAALPNTHQLVNSDDIHLSQLQDSRVILYHQTHLPVPKLFSRASSQVSHETQTTDASQISEPLLHLFAKRSALPHQTTEVSDIQLALGLVAAGEGVTLVPDSLKSVRAGQISYCSLVHEDATSPIYICTLKSPTHPAFAALLDVIYDIYEQRGITYRRLS, encoded by the coding sequence ATGCAATTAAAACGACTTAAAGCCTTTCACGCCATTGCCCGCCTCAAAAGCTTTAGTGAGGCGGCGTATGAAACGCAGCTATCACAGCCAACCTTGAGCCGTTTGCTTAAGCAGCTTGAAGATGAGTTGGGTGTTGAACTGATTGATCGTTATAACCGACCATTGCAGCTCACCGAAGCCGGTGCCTTTTTTTTCGATAAGATTACTCACATCCTGCAAGAGCTAGACAGCAGTATCAGCCTTACTCAAAAGATAGCCAATCCGCCAGATACGCTGAATATTGGATTTGTGCCCTCGGTACTTTATGGTCTATTGCCGACTATTATCTCAAGGCTAAAACAGCGCATGCCGCAGCTTGATGTGCATCTAAAAGACATCAGCTCTTTTAAACAAGTGGGTGCGCTAAAATCTGGCGAGATTGATGTCGGATTTGGTCGCTTTGCGCATGATGATGCTCAAATCCATCAGCTGCTACTGCGTCATGAGCGCTATGTCGCCGCCCTACCCAACACCCATCAATTGGTCAACAGCGATGATATTCATCTGTCTCAGCTGCAAGACAGCCGCGTTATCTTATATCATCAAACACACCTTCCGGTACCAAAGCTATTTAGCCGCGCATCCAGTCAAGTAAGCCATGAAACACAAACCACTGATGCTTCTCAAATCAGTGAGCCACTGCTGCATTTATTTGCCAAACGCTCTGCTTTGCCGCATCAAACCACTGAGGTCAGTGATATTCAATTAGCACTGGGCTTGGTTGCCGCAGGTGAAGGCGTCACCCTTGTCCCTGATAGCTTAAAGTCAGTACGCGCTGGGCAAATCAGTTATTGCAGCTTAGTGCATGAAGATGCCACCTCGCCGATATATATCTGCACCTTAAAATCCCCCACCCATCCTGCCTTTGCAGCCTTGCTGGATGTTATCTATGACATCTATGAGCAGCGCGGCATTACCTATCGACGCTTAAGTTAA
- the prpB gene encoding methylisocitrate lyase: MTTLSAGKRFRDAITEQTSNNKPLQIVGTINAYTAMMAKQVGHKAIYLSGGGVANASYGLPDLGMTSLDNVLEDASRITNAVDTPLLVDIDTGWGGAFNIAQTIKKMEKAGVAAIHIEDQVAQKRCGHRPNKEIVSTAEMVDRLKAALDAKEDPDFVVMARTDALSVEGLEAAVERAVAFQEAGADMIFAEALTDIQMYRKFTDVLDIPVLANMTEFGQTDLYTTEQLFEVGVEMVLYPLSAFRAMNKAALNVYQHLLDDGTQEAVVDTMQTRMELYDFLNYHQFEQKLDELFAQKK, from the coding sequence ATGACTACTCTTTCTGCTGGCAAGCGTTTCCGTGATGCCATTACCGAACAAACCTCAAATAACAAACCACTTCAAATTGTCGGCACCATCAATGCCTATACTGCCATGATGGCAAAACAAGTGGGTCATAAAGCTATTTATCTATCAGGCGGCGGCGTGGCCAACGCTTCTTACGGCTTACCTGACTTAGGTATGACCAGCCTTGATAACGTACTAGAAGACGCTAGCCGTATTACCAATGCGGTTGATACGCCTTTATTGGTTGATATCGATACCGGTTGGGGCGGCGCATTTAACATCGCTCAAACCATCAAAAAGATGGAAAAAGCAGGTGTTGCTGCAATTCATATCGAAGACCAAGTGGCTCAAAAACGTTGTGGCCATCGCCCAAACAAAGAAATCGTATCTACTGCCGAAATGGTTGATCGTCTAAAAGCGGCTCTTGATGCCAAAGAAGATCCAGACTTCGTGGTTATGGCACGTACCGATGCGTTATCGGTTGAAGGTCTAGAAGCCGCTGTAGAGCGTGCTGTTGCTTTCCAAGAAGCAGGTGCTGATATGATCTTCGCTGAAGCTTTGACCGATATTCAAATGTATCGCAAATTCACCGATGTGCTAGATATCCCAGTATTGGCCAATATGACCGAGTTTGGTCAGACTGACCTATACACCACTGAGCAGTTATTTGAAGTGGGTGTTGAAATGGTGCTATACCCACTATCAGCCTTCCGTGCGATGAACAAGGCAGCACTAAACGTTTATCAGCATCTATTGGATGATGGCACTCAAGAAGCGGTAGTTGATACCATGCAGACGCGTATGGAGCTGTATGATTTCTTAAACTACCATCAGTTTGAACAAAAGTTAGACGAGTTATTTGCTCAGAAAAAATAA
- the prpC gene encoding 2-methylcitrate synthase, whose amino-acid sequence MAAGKQLSGAGLRGQIAGKTSLSTVGKSGSGLTYRGYDVKDLAENCIFEEVAYLLLYGELPTQAQLDEYLATLKQLRDLPQPLKDVLERIPQDAHPMDVLRTGCSMLGNLEPEDSFEQQLDKTNRMLSAFPAIINYWYRFSHEGVKIDCVTDAKTIGGHFLYLLKGEKPSELHEHVMNVSLILYAEHEFNASTFTARVCASTLSDIFSCITGAIGSLRGPLHGGANEAAMELIEGFESPEDAEQGLLRMLDNKDKIMGFGHAIYSESDPRNVIIKQWAEKLAADVGDEVLYPVSVRCEEVMWREKKLFCNADFFHASTYNFMGIPTKLFTPIFVCSRLTGWAAHVFEQRADNRIIRPSAEYIGEEPRDVPPISERG is encoded by the coding sequence ATGGCAGCAGGCAAACAACTTTCAGGCGCAGGCTTACGTGGTCAAATCGCAGGTAAAACTTCATTATCAACGGTCGGTAAATCAGGTTCTGGCTTAACCTACCGTGGTTATGATGTGAAAGACTTAGCAGAGAACTGCATCTTTGAAGAAGTGGCCTACTTATTGCTATACGGTGAGTTGCCAACGCAAGCCCAGCTTGATGAGTATCTAGCCACGCTAAAGCAGCTGCGTGACCTACCTCAGCCTCTAAAAGATGTGCTAGAGCGTATTCCACAAGATGCGCACCCAATGGATGTACTGCGCACCGGTTGTTCAATGCTAGGTAACTTAGAGCCTGAAGACAGCTTCGAGCAGCAATTGGATAAAACCAACCGCATGCTATCGGCGTTCCCAGCGATTATCAACTACTGGTACCGCTTTAGCCATGAAGGCGTGAAGATTGATTGTGTCACTGATGCAAAAACCATTGGCGGTCACTTCCTATACCTACTAAAAGGTGAGAAGCCAAGCGAGCTACATGAGCATGTGATGAACGTTTCACTAATCTTGTATGCTGAGCACGAATTCAATGCTTCTACCTTTACCGCTCGTGTGTGTGCGTCAACCTTATCAGATATCTTCTCATGTATCACTGGCGCTATCGGCTCGTTACGTGGCCCATTACATGGCGGCGCTAATGAAGCAGCTATGGAGCTTATCGAAGGCTTTGAATCTCCAGAAGATGCAGAGCAAGGCTTACTGCGCATGTTAGACAACAAAGATAAGATTATGGGCTTTGGTCACGCGATTTACAGCGAATCTGATCCTCGTAACGTCATCATCAAACAGTGGGCTGAAAAACTAGCCGCTGATGTGGGTGATGAGGTGTTATACCCAGTATCAGTACGTTGTGAAGAAGTGATGTGGCGTGAGAAGAAATTATTCTGTAACGCTGACTTCTTCCATGCTTCGACTTATAACTTTATGGGTATCCCAACTAAGTTATTCACGCCTATCTTCGTATGCTCGCGTCTAACCGGTTGGGCTGCGCACGTATTTGAACAACGTGCTGACAACCGTATTATTCGCCCAAGTGCTGAATACATCGGTGAAGAGCCAAGAGATGTACCACCAATCAGCGAGCGTGGTTAA
- a CDS encoding SecDF P1 head subdomain-containing protein has translation MNKSLIASVLMCLSFQCVAANSDDGHVKEKQAITKQSVASVSEVCQSDEQSSLKPGFYIVDNRMYDVLDSAAANAASDKDKSFLPISIVHSTRIKPYIKDTEYHLTLQTTAKGARKLKAFSANNVGNYIALIVDDEVLFSATIMALLSDSFYVTGISSHQEALEIQTKINCALR, from the coding sequence ATGAATAAATCACTAATTGCCAGCGTTTTAATGTGCTTAAGCTTTCAATGCGTGGCAGCTAATAGTGATGATGGCCATGTCAAAGAGAAGCAAGCCATTACCAAACAATCGGTAGCGAGTGTCAGCGAGGTTTGCCAAAGTGATGAGCAGTCCTCTTTAAAGCCAGGGTTTTATATTGTCGATAACCGCATGTATGACGTGCTCGACAGTGCTGCGGCTAATGCAGCATCAGATAAAGACAAGTCATTTTTGCCAATAAGCATTGTGCACAGCACCCGCATAAAACCTTATATCAAAGACACTGAGTACCATTTAACGCTGCAAACAACGGCCAAAGGCGCTCGTAAACTAAAAGCCTTTAGTGCTAATAATGTCGGTAACTATATTGCGCTTATTGTTGATGATGAGGTGTTGTTTTCGGCTACCATAATGGCCCTACTCTCTGATTCATTTTATGTCACTGGCATTAGCAGCCATCAAGAAGCATTAGAAATTCAGACAAAAATAAACTGCGCCTTACGTTAA
- the acnD gene encoding Fe/S-dependent 2-methylisocitrate dehydratase AcnD, with protein sequence MNEQYKKPLPGSDLHYFDVEQAVNDIEPGAYAKLPFSSKVLCENLVRRCPPEDLKEALSQHIYRKQDVDFPWYPARVVCHDILGQTAFVDLAGLRDAIAAEGGDPAKVNPIVPTQLIVDHSLAVEHAGFEENAFEKNREVEERRNEDRFHFINWCQYAFDNVNVVPPGNGIMHQINLEKMSPVVQIVADQDGDAVTFPDTLVGTDSHTPMVDALGVISIGVGGLEAESVMLGNPSYMRLPNIVGVELTGKLQEGITGTDLVLAMTEFLREEGVVSAYLEFFGDGARQLTVGDRASISNMTPEYGATAAMFYIDEQTIDYLRLTGRSEQQIKVVETYAKQAGIWADGMVDAEYDRVLKFDLSKVVRNIAGPSRPHARVSTTDLVKAGIAHADNQPLSEQDDSQMPDGAVIIAAITSCTNTSNPRNMVAAGIVARNAVEKGLVRKPWVKSSLAPGSKTVKLYLEEAGLLPELQKLGFDVVAFACTTCNGMSGALDPEIQQEIIDRDLFSTAVLSGNRNFDGRIHPYAKQAFLASPPLVVAYAIAGNIRFDIEKDSLGKDKDGNDVYLKDIWFDDTEVDAIVKSAVKPEQFNQVYIPMFDEAKADAARNEASVTNPQYDWREMSTYIRRPPYWEGAMAEANKLKGMRPLAVLGDNITTDHLSPSNAILADSAAGEYLAKMGLPEEDFNSYATHRGDHLTAQRATFANPKLLNEMVRDDKGEVIQGSLARVEPEGEVMRMWEAIETYMTRKQPLIIIAGDGYGQGSSRDWAAKGVRLAGVEVVVAEDFERIHRQNLVGMGALPLQFEEGTTRKTLKIDGTEVFDIEGEVSAGGEMTLVIHRKDGSVDKAPVKCRLDTADEVKMYHSGGMLQRFAKEFLEGPA encoded by the coding sequence ATGAATGAGCAATACAAAAAGCCATTACCCGGTAGCGATTTGCATTATTTTGATGTTGAACAAGCGGTCAACGATATTGAGCCAGGCGCTTATGCCAAGCTGCCATTTAGCTCAAAAGTACTGTGTGAAAACCTAGTACGTCGCTGTCCTCCTGAAGATTTAAAAGAAGCGTTATCACAACATATTTATCGTAAACAAGACGTTGATTTTCCTTGGTATCCTGCGCGCGTTGTGTGTCATGATATCTTGGGTCAAACAGCCTTTGTTGACTTAGCTGGTCTACGCGATGCCATTGCTGCTGAAGGCGGTGATCCTGCAAAAGTTAACCCTATTGTGCCAACTCAATTAATTGTGGATCACTCATTAGCGGTTGAGCATGCAGGCTTTGAAGAAAATGCGTTTGAGAAAAACCGTGAAGTTGAAGAACGTCGTAACGAAGACCGTTTCCACTTTATCAACTGGTGTCAGTATGCCTTTGATAACGTAAACGTGGTGCCGCCTGGTAACGGCATTATGCACCAAATTAACCTAGAGAAAATGTCGCCAGTCGTCCAAATCGTGGCCGACCAAGATGGTGATGCGGTTACTTTCCCTGACACCCTAGTCGGTACCGACAGTCACACGCCTATGGTCGATGCACTGGGTGTTATCTCAATCGGTGTTGGCGGTCTAGAAGCTGAAAGCGTTATGCTAGGCAACCCATCGTATATGCGCCTGCCAAATATTGTCGGTGTTGAATTAACTGGCAAACTACAAGAAGGCATCACAGGTACTGACTTAGTATTGGCGATGACTGAATTCTTGCGTGAAGAAGGTGTGGTTTCGGCTTATCTTGAATTCTTCGGTGATGGTGCACGTCAATTAACGGTTGGTGATAGAGCCTCTATCTCAAATATGACCCCTGAATACGGCGCAACTGCTGCCATGTTCTACATTGATGAGCAAACCATTGATTACTTACGTCTAACCGGTCGTAGTGAGCAACAAATCAAAGTAGTTGAAACCTATGCCAAACAAGCAGGTATCTGGGCTGATGGCATGGTCGATGCCGAATATGACCGCGTACTAAAATTTGATTTATCAAAAGTGGTACGTAACATTGCTGGTCCATCACGTCCACATGCGCGTGTATCAACCACTGACTTGGTTAAAGCCGGTATTGCTCATGCTGACAACCAGCCACTTTCAGAGCAAGATGACAGCCAAATGCCTGATGGCGCAGTAATTATTGCTGCAATCACCAGTTGTACCAACACCTCAAACCCACGCAACATGGTTGCAGCCGGTATCGTTGCCCGTAATGCGGTCGAAAAAGGTCTGGTACGTAAACCTTGGGTGAAGTCATCACTAGCACCTGGTTCTAAAACCGTTAAATTATATTTAGAAGAAGCAGGACTATTGCCTGAGTTACAAAAACTTGGCTTTGATGTGGTCGCCTTCGCTTGTACTACTTGTAACGGTATGAGTGGTGCATTAGATCCAGAAATTCAGCAAGAAATCATCGACCGTGACTTGTTCTCAACTGCTGTATTGTCGGGTAACCGTAACTTTGACGGTCGTATTCACCCGTATGCGAAGCAAGCATTCCTAGCCTCTCCTCCTTTGGTTGTAGCTTATGCGATTGCTGGTAATATCCGCTTTGATATTGAAAAAGATTCATTGGGTAAAGATAAAGACGGCAATGATGTGTACCTAAAAGACATCTGGTTTGACGATACTGAAGTCGATGCCATTGTTAAATCTGCGGTGAAGCCTGAGCAATTCAATCAGGTCTATATCCCCATGTTTGATGAAGCCAAAGCCGATGCTGCGCGCAATGAAGCCTCTGTAACAAACCCTCAGTATGACTGGCGTGAGATGAGTACCTATATTCGCCGCCCACCATATTGGGAAGGTGCAATGGCCGAAGCCAATAAGCTAAAAGGCATGCGTCCATTAGCAGTATTGGGTGATAACATCACTACCGACCATTTATCGCCATCGAATGCAATCTTAGCAGACAGTGCTGCTGGTGAGTACTTGGCGAAAATGGGTCTGCCAGAAGAAGACTTCAACTCTTATGCCACTCACCGCGGTGATCACTTAACTGCCCAACGTGCGACCTTCGCTAACCCGAAATTGTTAAACGAAATGGTACGTGACGACAAGGGTGAGGTTATCCAGGGCTCGCTGGCACGTGTTGAGCCTGAAGGTGAAGTGATGCGTATGTGGGAAGCGATTGAGACCTACATGACTCGTAAGCAGCCACTGATTATTATTGCCGGTGATGGCTATGGTCAAGGCTCTAGCCGTGACTGGGCAGCAAAAGGTGTTCGCTTAGCTGGTGTTGAAGTCGTCGTTGCTGAAGACTTCGAACGTATTCACCGTCAAAACTTAGTCGGTATGGGTGCCCTACCGCTTCAATTTGAAGAAGGTACAACCCGCAAAACGCTAAAAATCGATGGTACTGAAGTGTTCGACATCGAAGGTGAAGTATCTGCCGGCGGCGAGATGACCCTAGTCATTCATCGTAAAGATGGAAGCGTAGACAAAGCACCGGTTAAATGCCGCTTAGATACCGCTGACGAGGTGAAGATGTATCATTCAGGTGGTATGCTACAGCGTTTTGCCAAGGAGTTTTTAGAAGGTCCGGCCTAA